The following proteins come from a genomic window of Salvia hispanica cultivar TCC Black 2014 chromosome 4, UniMelb_Shisp_WGS_1.0, whole genome shotgun sequence:
- the LOC125223828 gene encoding CBS domain-containing protein CBSX1, chloroplastic-like isoform X1: MDSISLAAGLHAIVPRPEAVSTVHGRSLPCSSSFFRAPAASASSSVRRTQFSKSRRLDAFSFASNGSTSSVPTREGIYTVGDFMTGKEHLHAVKPTTTIDEALDILVEKRITGFPVIDDDWKLVLPPERKSINFWLDTGFNTIGKVRERMRNDSGGNISGGGQQEIPIFPDVDSSWKTFNEIQKLLSKTNGKVISDVMTPAPLVVRENTNLEDVVRILLVTKFRRLPVVDGEGRLVGIITRGNIVRAALQIKQAGDQL; this comes from the exons CCGTCCATGGCCGCAGTCTACCCTGCAGCAGCTCCTTCTTCCGCGCGCCCGCCGCCTCTGCAAGTAGTTCCGTCAGGCGGACTCAGTTTTCAAAGTCTCGCCGGCTGGATGCCTTTTCATTCGCCTCCAACGGTTCCACCAGTTCCGTTCCC ACACGAGAAGGGATCTATACTGTTGGTGATTTTATGACGGGGAAAGAGCATTTGCATGCGGTAAAACCTACAACTACTATTGATGAAG CTCTGGATATCCTTGTTGAGAAACGAATCACTGGATTTCCTGTGATTGATGATGACTGGAAGTTG GTACTCCCTCCGGAACGgaaaagtataaatttttggttggacacgggttttaatacaattggtaaagtaagagagaggatgaGAAATGATAGTGGAGGTAATATTAGTG GTGGTGGACAACAGGAAATACCTATATTCCCAGATGTTGATAGCTCCTGGAAA ACATTCAATGAAATTCAGAAGTTACTCAGTAAAACTAATGGGAAGGTTATCAGTGACGTTATGACTCCTGCTCCCCTTGTCGTCCGTGAAAATACCAATCTTGAGGATGTTGTGAG GATATTGCTTGTAACAAAATTCCGGCGGCTACCGGTTGTTGATGGTGAAGGAAGGCTG GTTGGGATTATTACGAGGGGCAACATTGTGAGAGCTGCTCTTCAGATAAAGCAGGCTGGTGATCAATTGTGA
- the LOC125223828 gene encoding CBS domain-containing protein CBSX1, chloroplastic-like isoform X2, producing MDSISLAAGLHAIVPRPEAVSTVHGRSLPCSSSFFRAPAASASSSVRRTQFSKSRRLDAFSFASNGSTSSVPTREGIYTVGDFMTGKEHLHAVKPTTTIDEALDILVEKRITGFPVIDDDWKLVGVVSDYDLLALDSISGGGQQEIPIFPDVDSSWKTFNEIQKLLSKTNGKVISDVMTPAPLVVRENTNLEDVVRILLVTKFRRLPVVDGEGRLVGIITRGNIVRAALQIKQAGDQL from the exons CCGTCCATGGCCGCAGTCTACCCTGCAGCAGCTCCTTCTTCCGCGCGCCCGCCGCCTCTGCAAGTAGTTCCGTCAGGCGGACTCAGTTTTCAAAGTCTCGCCGGCTGGATGCCTTTTCATTCGCCTCCAACGGTTCCACCAGTTCCGTTCCC ACACGAGAAGGGATCTATACTGTTGGTGATTTTATGACGGGGAAAGAGCATTTGCATGCGGTAAAACCTACAACTACTATTGATGAAG CTCTGGATATCCTTGTTGAGAAACGAATCACTGGATTTCCTGTGATTGATGATGACTGGAAGTTG GTTGGTGTTGTTTCTGACTATGATCTATTGGCATTGGACTCCATCTCAG GTGGTGGACAACAGGAAATACCTATATTCCCAGATGTTGATAGCTCCTGGAAA ACATTCAATGAAATTCAGAAGTTACTCAGTAAAACTAATGGGAAGGTTATCAGTGACGTTATGACTCCTGCTCCCCTTGTCGTCCGTGAAAATACCAATCTTGAGGATGTTGTGAG GATATTGCTTGTAACAAAATTCCGGCGGCTACCGGTTGTTGATGGTGAAGGAAGGCTG GTTGGGATTATTACGAGGGGCAACATTGTGAGAGCTGCTCTTCAGATAAAGCAGGCTGGTGATCAATTGTGA